A window of the Pedobacter cryoconitis genome harbors these coding sequences:
- a CDS encoding 4-hydroxy-3-methylbut-2-enyl diphosphate reductase — protein sequence MKYDLAVTIDKASGFCFGVVYAIEMAEDILAEEDYLYCLGDIVHNDEEVKRLTDKGLRIIDHEQLQQLRNEKVLIRAHGEAPSTYQLALENDLILIDASCPVVLKLQNRIKNSYDDKEQILIFGKHGHAEVIGLQGQTDGNAIVFQDLAELDHVDLPGKFTLYSQTTKSTDKFYHIKEQLLSRGYEVKANDTICRQVSNRYEDLENFVVNYDRIIFVSGKKSSNGKVLYDVCKKYNEHSYFISNIEELDMSWFSVNDKIGICGATSTPMWLMEKVKAKLESF from the coding sequence ATGAAATATGATTTAGCCGTTACGATAGATAAAGCCTCAGGATTCTGTTTCGGGGTAGTATATGCTATAGAAATGGCTGAAGATATTTTAGCTGAAGAAGACTATTTATACTGCCTTGGTGATATCGTACACAACGACGAAGAAGTAAAGCGCTTAACTGATAAAGGTTTGCGGATTATTGACCATGAACAATTACAGCAGCTCCGCAATGAAAAAGTACTGATCAGAGCACATGGAGAAGCGCCTTCCACCTATCAGCTGGCACTGGAAAATGACCTGATTTTAATTGATGCTTCCTGTCCCGTTGTTTTAAAACTGCAAAACAGGATTAAAAACTCGTATGACGATAAAGAGCAGATCTTAATCTTTGGAAAACATGGCCATGCAGAAGTGATCGGATTACAAGGGCAAACCGATGGTAATGCTATCGTTTTCCAGGATCTTGCAGAACTTGATCATGTAGATTTGCCCGGTAAATTTACCCTTTACAGTCAGACCACTAAAAGCACAGATAAATTCTATCACATCAAAGAGCAGTTATTGAGCCGCGGATATGAAGTGAAAGCCAATGATACCATTTGCAGACAAGTCTCTAACCGTTACGAAGACCTGGAGAACTTTGTGGTCAACTATGACAGGATCATTTTTGTATCCGGTAAAAAATCATCTAACGGAAAAGTCCTTTATGACGTTTGTAAAAAATACAATGAACACTCTTATTTTATCTCTAATATAGAGGAACTGGATATGAGCTGGTTTAGCGTAAATGATAAAATTGGTATTTGCGGAGCTACCTCTACACCCATGTGGCTGATGGAGAAAGTTAAGGCCAAACTGGAGTCTTTTTAG
- the hemH gene encoding ferrochelatase: MGKKGVLLVNLGTPDSPEVKDVRKYLDQFLMDERVIDISTLSRTLLVKGIIVPFRSPKTAKLYKEIWDENGSPLLYYSKIQAALVQEQLGSEYHVELAMRYQSPSIEAALDRMKAGLVESIQVIPLFPQYASASTGSVIQKVMEIVGKWQTIPPVSFVNSFHDNEMMISTFADNAKKYQPENYDQILFSFHGLPERQLIKCDHSGQHCLKTTDCCATLTDVNKFCYSAQCHDTARLIAAELNIPATKYSVCFQSRLGKEPWVQPYTSDTLKELAAKGKKRLLVFCPAFVADCLETLYEVTVEYGEEFKKLGGEEVQLVSSLNDHPQWIAALVKMVKDHHSNSN, from the coding sequence ATGGGAAAAAAGGGTGTATTATTAGTGAATTTGGGAACTCCGGATAGTCCGGAAGTAAAAGATGTGCGTAAATATCTTGATCAGTTTTTGATGGATGAACGCGTAATTGACATCAGTACATTGAGCAGGACACTGCTGGTAAAAGGGATTATTGTGCCTTTCCGTAGTCCAAAAACTGCTAAACTTTATAAAGAAATCTGGGATGAAAATGGCTCACCCCTTTTATATTACAGTAAAATACAAGCTGCATTAGTTCAGGAACAACTAGGTTCAGAATATCATGTAGAACTGGCTATGCGCTATCAAAGCCCATCCATTGAAGCTGCACTGGATAGAATGAAAGCAGGACTGGTTGAAAGCATCCAGGTTATTCCATTATTTCCTCAATATGCTTCAGCAAGTACCGGATCAGTGATTCAGAAAGTTATGGAGATTGTCGGTAAATGGCAAACTATTCCACCAGTTTCATTCGTGAATTCTTTCCATGATAACGAAATGATGATCAGTACATTTGCTGACAATGCTAAAAAATATCAGCCAGAAAATTACGATCAGATTCTGTTCAGTTTCCACGGCTTACCAGAACGTCAGCTGATCAAATGTGACCACTCAGGCCAGCACTGCCTTAAAACTACCGATTGCTGCGCTACATTAACAGACGTGAATAAATTCTGTTACTCTGCACAATGCCATGATACCGCAAGGCTGATTGCAGCCGAACTGAATATCCCGGCTACAAAATACTCCGTATGTTTCCAATCCAGATTAGGAAAAGAACCATGGGTACAACCTTATACCTCTGATACCCTTAAAGAATTAGCAGCAAAAGGTAAAAAAAGACTGCTGGTATTCTGTCCGGCTTTCGTTGCAGATTGTCTGGAGACACTTTACGAAGTAACAGTTGAATACGGTGAAGAATTCAAAAAATTAGGAGGAGAAGAAGTACAGTTGGTTTCCAGCTTAAACGATCATCCCCAATGGATTGCTGCCTTAGTGAAAATGGTTAAAGACCATCATTCCAACTCAAATTAA
- a CDS encoding 3-deoxy-D-manno-octulosonic acid transferase: MLLLYNFGIALYRVIIFIASFFNQKAGLFRKGRENIFSFIGTRVDGKQKHIWFHFASLGEFEQGRTVLEQLKRNYPDKKIIVTFFSPSGYEIRKNYALAEGVFYLPLDTKRNAKQFIDLIQPEIAIFTKYEFWYHYFQLLHARKVPLLIISGIFRPEQLFFKWYGGFYRSMLDCVTHFFVQNTESVELLSGLNYENVSLSGDTRFDRVAENVLTVKPLPLIEKFCGQAPVFIAGSTWPQDEQLVVALISAYPQWKFIVAPHEIDAPHIEQLLKLVPGALRYTKLNDQLPEQDSQVMVIDNIGLLSSIYQYGRIVYIGGGFGVSIHNTLEAAAFGLPVIFGPKYDKFQEAKDLLRLNAAITIKSMDELSVAFEKLQKDKNAGPAAKKYVQDKTGSTKQILSYLEQYI, from the coding sequence ATGCTTTTGCTTTATAATTTTGGTATCGCGCTTTACAGGGTGATTATTTTCATCGCTTCTTTCTTTAACCAGAAGGCCGGATTATTTCGGAAAGGCAGAGAAAACATCTTCAGTTTTATCGGAACCAGGGTGGATGGAAAGCAGAAACATATCTGGTTCCATTTTGCTTCGCTGGGTGAATTCGAACAGGGAAGAACTGTTTTAGAACAGCTGAAGAGAAACTATCCGGATAAAAAAATCATCGTTACCTTCTTCTCTCCTTCGGGTTATGAAATCCGCAAGAATTATGCGCTGGCAGAAGGTGTTTTTTATCTGCCGTTAGACACCAAAAGAAATGCAAAACAGTTTATAGACCTTATTCAGCCTGAGATTGCAATTTTCACGAAGTATGAGTTTTGGTACCATTATTTTCAATTGCTTCATGCAAGAAAGGTACCGCTATTGATTATTTCGGGGATATTCAGACCTGAACAGTTATTTTTTAAATGGTATGGTGGTTTTTACCGCAGCATGCTGGATTGTGTAACTCACTTTTTTGTTCAGAATACCGAGAGTGTGGAATTGCTGAGTGGGTTAAATTATGAAAATGTAAGTTTAAGTGGGGATACGCGCTTTGACAGGGTAGCGGAAAATGTATTAACGGTAAAACCTTTACCCTTAATTGAAAAATTTTGCGGACAGGCACCTGTTTTCATTGCAGGCAGTACCTGGCCACAGGATGAGCAATTAGTCGTCGCTTTGATTTCAGCTTATCCGCAATGGAAGTTCATTGTTGCACCACATGAGATTGATGCTCCTCACATAGAACAGTTGTTAAAGTTAGTACCGGGAGCGCTGCGTTATACCAAATTAAATGATCAGCTTCCTGAACAAGATAGCCAGGTGATGGTGATTGACAATATTGGCTTACTTTCTTCGATTTACCAATATGGAAGGATTGTTTATATCGGGGGTGGTTTTGGTGTGAGTATCCATAATACACTAGAAGCTGCTGCTTTTGGTTTGCCGGTCATCTTCGGCCCTAAGTACGACAAGTTTCAGGAAGCAAAGGATTTACTGCGTTTAAATGCTGCGATCACCATCAAGTCGATGGATGAACTTTCTGTAGCTTTTGAAAAGCTACAGAAAGATAAAAATGCAGGCCCTGCGGCGAAAAAATATGTGCAGGATAAGACTGGTTCTACCAAACAGATTTTAAGCTATCTGGAACAGTATATTTAA
- a CDS encoding UDP-glucose dehydrogenase family protein: MKIAVIGTGYVGLVTGTCLAETGNTVICVDINEAKVLKMQNGEIPIYEPGLDVLFLRNIEQKRLTFTTDLAVAVASAQIIFMALPTPPGGDGAADLSYILGAAKDIAKLVTEYKVIVNKSTVPVGTADKVQAVFAEHTAIQIDVVSNPEFLREGVAVEDFMKPDRVVIGTRSERAQKLMAELYGPYVRQGNPILFMDERSSELTKYAANSFLATKITFMNEVANLCELVGADVDAVRKGIGSDGRIGKRFLFPGIGYGGSCFPKDVQALAKSAEENKYDFQILKAVMEINEKQKTVLVDKLLRYYKDDLKGKHFALWGLAFKPETDDIREAPALYIIDELVKHGATVTVFDPEGMENVKGQIGDKVKYAPNQYEALEGADALLIATEWSVFRNPDFERMEEKLANKVIFDGRNLYDLQKMIDLGYYYNSIGRKLID; encoded by the coding sequence ATGAAAATTGCCGTAATCGGAACAGGGTATGTAGGGCTTGTAACAGGGACTTGTCTTGCTGAAACAGGTAATACTGTAATTTGTGTTGACATCAACGAAGCAAAGGTTCTGAAAATGCAAAATGGGGAAATACCTATTTACGAACCAGGACTGGATGTATTATTCCTTAGAAATATTGAACAGAAAAGATTAACCTTTACCACTGATCTTGCGGTGGCAGTAGCTTCTGCGCAGATTATTTTTATGGCTTTGCCTACGCCTCCCGGAGGAGACGGTGCAGCAGATCTTTCCTATATTCTGGGTGCAGCAAAAGACATTGCCAAACTGGTAACCGAGTACAAAGTTATTGTCAATAAATCTACCGTTCCGGTTGGGACAGCAGATAAAGTGCAGGCTGTATTCGCTGAACACACCGCAATTCAGATTGATGTAGTTTCTAATCCGGAATTCCTGCGTGAAGGCGTGGCAGTGGAAGATTTTATGAAACCTGATCGTGTGGTGATCGGTACAAGAAGTGAACGTGCACAAAAGCTGATGGCCGAATTATACGGACCTTACGTACGTCAGGGAAATCCGATTCTGTTTATGGATGAACGTTCCTCAGAACTGACTAAATATGCAGCAAACTCATTTCTGGCTACAAAGATCACTTTCATGAATGAAGTGGCTAACCTTTGTGAACTGGTAGGTGCTGATGTAGATGCTGTACGTAAAGGAATAGGCTCTGACGGCAGAATTGGTAAACGTTTCCTGTTTCCGGGTATTGGATACGGAGGCTCTTGCTTCCCTAAAGATGTGCAAGCACTGGCTAAATCGGCCGAAGAGAATAAATATGATTTCCAGATTCTGAAAGCAGTCATGGAAATTAATGAAAAGCAAAAAACTGTACTGGTTGATAAACTGCTGCGTTATTATAAAGACGATTTAAAAGGAAAACACTTTGCACTATGGGGCCTTGCTTTTAAACCAGAAACTGATGATATCCGTGAGGCACCAGCCTTATACATTATTGATGAACTGGTTAAACATGGCGCTACAGTTACTGTTTTTGATCCCGAAGGAATGGAAAACGTAAAAGGCCAGATCGGTGACAAAGTGAAGTATGCACCAAACCAATACGAAGCACTGGAAGGTGCAGACGCCCTGCTGATTGCTACAGAATGGTCAGTTTTCCGTAATCCGGATTTCGAGCGGATGGAAGAGAAATTAGCGAATAAAGTTATTTTTGATGGTCGTAACTTATACGACTTGCAGAAAATGATTGATTTGGGATATTATTACAACAGCATAGGCCGTAAACTAATAGATTAA
- a CDS encoding UDP-glucuronic acid decarboxylase family protein, with product MERKRVLITGAAGFLGSHLCDRFIKEDYHVIAMDNLITGDLQNIEHLFALENFEFSHHDVSKFVYVPGKLDYILHFASPASPIDYLKIPIQTLKVGSLGTHNLLGLAKSKKARMIIASTSEVYGDPSVNPQPEEYWGNVNPVGPRGVYDEAKRFQEAMTMAYHTFHGLETRIVRIFNTYGPRMRLNDGRVLPAFIGQALRGEDLTVFGDGSQTRSFCYVDDLVEGIYRLLLSDYAQPVNIGNPDEITISQFAEEIIKLTGTTQKVIYKDLPVDDPKQRRPDITKARALLNWEPKVSRAEGLKITYAYFKSLPAEALVNKEHKDFTTYNR from the coding sequence ATGGAGCGTAAAAGAGTATTAATTACCGGAGCAGCCGGATTTCTGGGTTCACATTTATGTGACAGGTTTATTAAAGAAGACTATCATGTTATTGCGATGGATAACCTGATTACAGGTGACCTTCAGAACATAGAACATCTGTTTGCTTTAGAGAATTTCGAGTTCTCTCATCACGATGTTTCCAAATTCGTATATGTACCCGGCAAACTGGATTATATCCTTCACTTTGCTTCTCCTGCGAGTCCGATAGATTACCTTAAAATTCCTATACAGACCCTTAAAGTGGGTTCATTAGGAACACATAACCTGCTGGGATTGGCGAAAAGTAAAAAAGCAAGGATGATTATTGCTTCTACTTCAGAAGTATATGGTGATCCGAGTGTTAACCCACAGCCTGAAGAATATTGGGGAAATGTGAATCCTGTAGGCCCAAGAGGCGTATATGATGAAGCTAAACGTTTTCAGGAAGCGATGACTATGGCTTACCATACCTTTCATGGGCTGGAAACACGCATTGTTCGTATCTTTAATACTTACGGGCCAAGAATGCGTCTGAATGACGGTCGTGTATTGCCGGCTTTTATTGGCCAGGCACTAAGAGGAGAAGACCTAACTGTTTTCGGTGATGGTTCACAAACCCGTTCTTTCTGCTACGTAGATGATCTGGTAGAAGGTATTTACCGCTTACTCTTAAGTGATTACGCACAACCAGTAAACATTGGAAACCCTGATGAAATTACGATCAGCCAGTTTGCTGAAGAGATTATCAAGCTGACCGGAACTACCCAAAAGGTTATTTACAAAGACTTGCCAGTAGATGATCCTAAACAACGCAGACCAGATATTACAAAAGCGAGAGCCTTATTAAACTGGGAGCCTAAAGTAAGCCGTGCAGAAGGTTTAAAAATTACTTACGCTTATTTCAAAAGCCTGCCAGCTGAAGCATTGGTAAATAAAGAACATAAAGATTTTACAACATACAACCGCTAA
- the galE gene encoding UDP-glucose 4-epimerase GalE: MGKILVTGGTGFIGSHTAVELINAGYEIILVDNFSNSNRRILTQLETILGQQPEFAELDLCDEAKVNEFAANHPDITGVIHFAAYKAVGESVQQPLKYYRNNFYSLINLINAFDSKIDLVFSSSCTVYGQPDQLPVTEDAPVKKAESPYGNTKQIAEEILTETCAVTPGLKVTSLRYFNPVGAHETALIGELPIGVPQNLIPFITQSAIGKRGPITVYGNDYNTPDGSAIRDYIHVVDLAKAHVAAIKRMESGQAESNYEVFNLGTGKGTSVLEIIGAFEKSTGTQLNYTIGARREGDIEQVWGDVTKSAEQLGWKAELDINQMMSSAWAWENYIKDNPF, from the coding sequence ATGGGAAAAATATTAGTTACAGGAGGAACAGGATTTATAGGTTCTCACACCGCAGTAGAATTGATCAATGCAGGTTATGAAATAATTCTGGTAGATAATTTTTCTAACTCTAACCGGAGGATTCTGACACAACTGGAAACTATTCTTGGTCAGCAACCTGAGTTTGCAGAACTTGATCTTTGTGATGAGGCAAAAGTAAACGAGTTTGCTGCAAATCATCCTGATATTACGGGAGTAATTCACTTTGCTGCCTATAAAGCAGTGGGAGAATCCGTACAACAGCCACTTAAATACTACAGAAACAACTTCTATTCACTGATCAATCTGATTAATGCTTTTGATAGTAAAATAGACCTGGTATTCTCTTCATCCTGCACCGTATACGGACAGCCGGATCAGTTGCCGGTAACTGAAGATGCCCCTGTTAAAAAAGCGGAATCGCCTTATGGAAATACCAAACAGATTGCAGAAGAAATCCTGACTGAAACCTGTGCCGTTACCCCAGGCTTAAAAGTAACCTCTTTGCGTTACTTTAACCCGGTTGGTGCGCATGAAACAGCATTGATTGGTGAATTGCCGATTGGTGTGCCTCAAAACCTGATTCCATTTATTACGCAATCCGCCATCGGTAAACGCGGGCCGATTACCGTTTACGGAAATGATTACAATACCCCTGATGGAAGTGCAATCAGAGATTATATACATGTAGTTGATCTTGCCAAAGCACACGTTGCAGCAATTAAACGCATGGAAAGCGGCCAGGCAGAAAGTAACTATGAAGTATTCAACCTGGGAACAGGGAAAGGTACTTCAGTACTGGAAATCATTGGTGCTTTTGAAAAATCTACCGGTACTCAATTAAACTATACGATAGGTGCAAGAAGAGAAGGTGATATTGAACAAGTATGGGGAGATGTGACTAAATCTGCTGAACAGCTGGGCTGGAAAGCCGAACTTGATATTAATCAAATGATGTCATCAGCATGGGCCTGGGAAAATTACATCAAAGATAACCCGTTTTAA
- the rfbB gene encoding dTDP-glucose 4,6-dehydratase: MKKILITGGAGFIGSHVVRRFVNKYPDYQIVNLDKLTYAGNLANLTDIEANPNYSFVKADITDAEEINALFQKENFDAVIHLAAESHVDRSITDPTAFVMTNVIGTVNLLNAAREYWKGDYQTKRFYHVSTDEVYGALGDTGMFTESTGYDPHSPYSASKASSDHFVRAYHDTYGIDIVISNCSNNYGSHHFPEKLIPLAINNIKNNLPVPVYGKGENIRDWLWVEDHARAIDVIFHEAKTGETYNIGGHNEWKNIDLIHLLCKIMDQKLGRAEGESAKLITFVTDRAGHDLRYAIDSTKLQEKLNWVPSLQFEEGLEKTVEWYLANEKWLGDVTSGNYQKYYQTQYNR, encoded by the coding sequence ATGAAGAAGATTTTAATAACAGGTGGTGCAGGGTTTATCGGTTCTCACGTGGTGAGAAGGTTCGTTAATAAATATCCTGATTATCAAATCGTAAATCTGGATAAATTAACTTACGCAGGTAATCTGGCTAACTTAACAGATATTGAAGCAAATCCAAATTACAGCTTTGTCAAAGCTGATATTACCGATGCAGAGGAGATCAATGCTTTATTCCAGAAGGAAAACTTTGATGCCGTGATTCACCTTGCCGCAGAATCTCATGTAGACAGATCAATCACTGATCCTACAGCATTTGTAATGACCAATGTAATCGGCACTGTTAACTTGTTAAATGCAGCCAGAGAATACTGGAAGGGTGATTATCAAACGAAACGTTTTTATCATGTATCAACGGATGAAGTATATGGTGCATTAGGTGATACCGGTATGTTTACTGAAAGCACTGGTTATGATCCTCATAGTCCTTATTCTGCTTCTAAAGCTTCTTCAGATCACTTTGTAAGAGCCTATCATGATACTTATGGTATTGATATCGTAATTTCAAACTGTTCAAATAACTATGGTTCTCATCATTTTCCTGAGAAACTGATCCCATTGGCTATCAATAATATTAAGAATAACCTTCCTGTACCGGTATATGGTAAGGGGGAGAATATCCGTGACTGGTTATGGGTAGAGGATCATGCGCGTGCAATTGATGTTATTTTCCATGAGGCTAAAACGGGAGAAACTTATAATATCGGCGGACATAATGAGTGGAAGAATATCGACCTGATACATTTGTTGTGCAAGATTATGGACCAGAAGTTAGGCAGGGCAGAAGGGGAGTCGGCAAAGCTGATTACTTTTGTGACGGATCGCGCGGGACATGATTTGAGATATGCAATCGATTCTACGAAGTTACAGGAGAAGTTGAACTGGGTACCAAGTTTGCAGTTTGAGGAGGGGTTAGAGAAGACGGTGGAGTGGTATTTGGCTAATGAAAAGTGGTTGGGGGATGTTACTTCAGGAAACTATCAAAAGTACTATCAAACTCAGTATAACAGGTAA
- a CDS encoding DUF1963 domain-containing protein, producing the protein MDSHFDKYRAELSKENLTSFEDLEDLIKPLIRSATKIEVSKPSELKENTQLISHFGGQPYFEKEEEWPKTKDGQELDFIFQVFNTGEINLPDNIQLVQFFYDWEESPWDTENDGWLVKIYKTLNSDRVVKFNKSTESEGTKFCEVIFKAVKSLPDWEGIEIYSRNASKLSCVLNEDEPWDSYQKAAEKLAGEQVYRSQIGGYPNWVQGEDTPDQGTEPMKLLFQIDSEEHAGLMWGDVGLIYVFYDEASEKIEFTLQCH; encoded by the coding sequence ATGGATTCGCATTTTGATAAGTATAGGGCAGAATTAAGTAAGGAGAACCTGACTTCGTTTGAAGATTTGGAAGATCTGATTAAACCATTAATCAGGTCGGCGACAAAAATTGAGGTTTCGAAACCTTCAGAGTTAAAAGAAAATACACAATTGATTTCTCATTTTGGTGGGCAGCCTTATTTTGAAAAGGAGGAGGAATGGCCGAAAACGAAGGATGGTCAGGAATTAGACTTTATTTTTCAGGTTTTTAATACTGGTGAGATTAACCTGCCGGATAATATTCAGTTGGTTCAGTTTTTTTATGATTGGGAGGAATCTCCGTGGGATACTGAAAATGATGGCTGGTTAGTGAAAATATATAAAACACTAAATAGTGACCGGGTTGTGAAATTTAATAAATCAACTGAATCAGAGGGTACTAAGTTTTGTGAAGTCATATTTAAAGCAGTAAAATCATTACCGGATTGGGAAGGTATTGAAATTTATAGCAGAAATGCTTCTAAGTTATCTTGTGTACTGAATGAAGATGAACCGTGGGATAGTTACCAGAAAGCCGCTGAAAAATTAGCGGGTGAGCAGGTGTATAGAAGCCAGATAGGTGGTTATCCTAATTGGGTTCAGGGAGAGGATACACCAGATCAGGGTACTGAACCGATGAAACTATTGTTTCAAATTGATTCGGAAGAGCATGCGGGACTGATGTGGGGGGATGTTGGATTAATCTATGTGTTTTATGACGAAGCTTCTGAAAAAATAGAATTCACTTTACAGTGTCACTAA
- a CDS encoding ABC transporter permease, protein MTYTENIRLALQSIRSNRLRTMLTALIIAIGLSALVGILTTLDAVKTSMTDAFSSMGANAFTIRNKGTGIRFGGPGQEAKSSKAIRYEDAIALKKQFVGPATVTVSVIASGAATAKYGQEKTNPNINIRGIDENGLKSLGADISNGRNFTPEESDQGANICILGSEIATTLFKKESPIDKFINAGGSRMKVIGVLASKGSGMGFSTDRAIFFPLYKAKVINAAPNPSYTISVMVLKPEQMENVIGEATAEFRNIRKIKIKEPNNFEITKSDALAQTLFKDLAMIAVGGIAIGIITLIGASIGLMNIMLVSVTERTREIGIRKAIGANPSVIRKQFLIEAIIICLMGGAMGILFGVLLGNAISLMMGGSFIIPWFFIFGGFVLCVLVGVASGYYPAKKASKLDPVEALRYE, encoded by the coding sequence ATGACCTATACAGAAAATATAAGGCTGGCCCTGCAATCTATAAGAAGTAACCGTTTGCGCACGATGCTGACAGCATTAATCATTGCGATTGGTTTATCGGCATTGGTAGGGATTCTAACAACTCTGGATGCGGTAAAAACGAGTATGACTGATGCTTTTTCGAGTATGGGTGCAAATGCTTTTACCATTAGAAATAAGGGTACGGGGATTCGTTTCGGTGGCCCTGGTCAGGAGGCAAAGTCTTCTAAGGCTATTCGTTATGAAGATGCGATTGCATTAAAAAAACAGTTTGTAGGGCCGGCTACGGTCACAGTAAGTGTGATTGCTTCTGGTGCTGCAACAGCTAAGTATGGGCAGGAGAAAACAAATCCGAATATCAACATCAGGGGTATTGATGAGAATGGGCTGAAGTCATTGGGGGCTGATATTTCAAATGGCCGTAATTTCACTCCTGAGGAGTCTGATCAGGGGGCAAATATTTGTATTCTTGGTAGTGAGATTGCCACTACTTTATTTAAAAAAGAGTCTCCTATTGATAAATTTATAAATGCTGGTGGCAGCAGAATGAAGGTGATCGGCGTATTGGCGTCTAAAGGTTCGGGTATGGGCTTTAGTACGGACAGAGCGATATTCTTTCCGCTGTACAAGGCCAAGGTGATCAATGCGGCACCAAATCCTTCGTATACAATCAGTGTGATGGTGTTAAAGCCGGAACAGATGGAGAATGTGATTGGTGAGGCTACGGCTGAGTTTAGAAATATAAGAAAAATCAAGATTAAGGAGCCGAATAATTTCGAGATTACCAAGAGTGATGCGCTTGCACAAACGTTGTTTAAGGATTTAGCGATGATTGCGGTGGGTGGTATTGCGATTGGAATTATTACTTTGATCGGTGCTTCTATTGGTTTAATGAATATCATGCTGGTTTCGGTGACGGAGCGTACCCGTGAGATTGGAATCAGAAAGGCTATTGGTGCGAATCCTTCTGTAATCAGGAAGCAGTTTTTGATTGAGGCGATCATCATTTGTCTGATGGGCGGGGCAATGGGTATTTTGTTCGGTGTGTTACTGGGAAATGCAATTTCACTGATGATGGGTGGTTCTTTTATTATTCCGTGGTTTTTTATTTTCGGAGGGTTTGTGCTGTGCGTGCTTGTAGGGGTTGCTTCGGGTTATTATCCGGCAAAAAAGGCTTCGAAACTGGACCCTGTAGAGGCTTTACGTTACGAATAG
- a CDS encoding HesB/IscA family protein, which produces MSTVDTAFAPVSFTETALKELLKLKDQQEIADDFGLRVGVEGGGCSGMSYLLGFDQKKDGDQEFIINGMKIFMNKAHQMYLLGMQVDWQDGLNSRGFTFSNPNAESTCGCGTSFSV; this is translated from the coding sequence ATGAGTACAGTAGATACAGCGTTTGCACCAGTTTCTTTTACTGAAACGGCTTTAAAAGAACTTTTGAAATTAAAAGATCAGCAGGAAATTGCTGACGATTTTGGTTTGCGTGTTGGTGTTGAAGGTGGCGGATGTTCAGGTATGAGCTATTTGCTGGGCTTTGACCAGAAAAAAGACGGTGACCAGGAGTTTATAATCAATGGAATGAAAATTTTCATGAATAAGGCACATCAAATGTACTTGCTGGGTATGCAGGTAGATTGGCAGGATGGTTTAAACTCCAGAGGTTTTACTTTCAGTAATCCGAATGCAGAAAGCACTTGCGGTTGCGGAACCAGCTTTTCAGTATAA